A window of Maioricimonas rarisocia genomic DNA:
ACGTGCCCGGTGGCTGCGAGCCGGGCCCGGCGGAAGTCTGTGGAGTCGGGAATGTCTCCCACCGCTGCGGTGCTGGCGGCATCCTGTCCGAACCAGGCGGATTCCACCTGAAACAGGCCTTTGACGCTGACCGTGGGATAACCGGATTCCATTCCCGGCAGTGCCAGCGTCGTTCCTGACAGGACAGAGCCCCCGGTTGGCGCGCAGTCGACGCACGGGGGAGTGTCGTTCCAGCCGATCTGGAGGACGTCGTCCGTGTGCAGATCGCTTTCTGAAGTGGGCGACGGAGTCACCGCGGGATCGGCGATCGACTGGCCGCTCACCGGACCGGACGAAGGCGGGGGCGGCGCGCTGTTCGCCCAACCTCCCCTCGGAGCCGAGGACAGCACAAGCAGCAACATTGCCAGGCGGCAGAGACGAATCTGGATGGGACTGCGAAAGCGGAACGGTGACGGAGCGAGCGGCTTCATCAATTCGGAGGGGCAGGGTTTCTGGGGGCCGAATGGCCCGGTATGGCGGGGGCAACCACCAAGGGTGCAGCGGACTGAATAACCGACCCGCATCCCGTCACGGAAGACCGTCCCTGCACAAACCGCGCAGAGGCGCAATAACGGCCGCTCCTGCCCCGGGCACACGAGCCGACCGGCAGGAACTGCGCGCAAAAAAACGGAACCGGCGAACGAATCACCGGTCCCGTGTGCCGAGGATAAGTCGGTGCAAGTGCTGCACCTCAAACTGGATCCGTCAGCTCTTTGCGGCCGACAGGGCGGCGTCGTAATCCGGATGCTCGGCGATCTCGCCGCAGTATTCGACATGCTTGATCGTGTCGTCGGGACCGACCACGAAGATCGCCCGCGACAGGCACCGTTCCAGCGGTCCGCTCTTGATCAGCACGCCGTACGCTTCACCGAAGCTGGCCGCCCGGTGATCGCTCAGGCACTGCACCTTGTCGACGTTCTCGGCTCCGCACCACCGTTTCTGGCCGAAAGGGAGATCGGTGCTGACGACCAGAACATCGACGCCGTCGAGCTGGGCGGCTTCGTCGTTGAACCGCTTCGTCTCGGCATGGCAGACGGAGGTGTCCAGCGAGGGCACGGTCGCGATGATTCGGGTCTTTCCCGAGGTCGAGGAGAGCGTGACGTCTTCGAGTCCGTTGCTCTGCAGCGAGAAATCGGGAGCCTTGTCGCCCGCCTTCAGCTCGTTGCCTGACAGTTCGACGGGATTTCCTTTCAACGTAACCTGCGGCATGGTGTCTCTCCCTATGATTGGTTGAAGTCGCGTGAGTGTCTCCGGGGAATTCAGTATCGTGGAGGCTTGGCGGCATTCCAAGCATCGCCGGGGGGATTGCTTGCGGGATTCACGAGCCCGTCTCCAACGCTGCCCTGAGGGGCGGGCTCCCTGGTGACGATCGGGGGCTGCATGAGGTCCCGGACAGCCGCTGTTTCGTTTCAAAGTACTGACACCCAGGTCATGAATTCACATTACGAATACGACGTCGTTGTCATCGGAGCCGGCCACGCGGGAACCGAAGCGGCTCTGGCGGCTGCCCGCATGGGGGCCCGCACGGCACTGCTGACGATGAACTGCGACACCGTCGGCCAGATGAGCTGCAATCCCGCCATCGGCGGCGTCGCCAAGGGGCAGATCGTCCGGGAGATTGACGCACTCGGCGGCGAAATGGGCCGCGTCATCGACGAGACCGGCATCCAGTTCCGCATGCTCAATAGCGGCAAGGGACCGGCCATGCACAGTCCCCGGGCCCAGGCGGACAAAAAGGCGTATCAGTTCGCCGTCAAGCACCGGGTCGAACTGCAGGAGAATCTGACCCTGCGGCAGGAGATGGTCGAAGAGATTCTGGCCGAGCCGGATCCGCAGGGCGAAACTCACAGCGAAGACGGTTCGCCCGCGCCCCGCATGCGGATTACCGGAGTGCGCGTGCGCGGCGATGCGATCTATCGTTGTCGGGCGATCGTCGTTACCACCGGCACGTTCCTGCAGGCCATCATGCATACCGGCGAAGCAAAGGCGGCCGGGGGACGCGCGGGAGAAGGGACGACAGGCACACTCTCGGACAGCTTTCGCAAGCTCGGCTTCACGCTCGAACGGTTCAAGACGGGTACACCGGCGCGTCTGAACGGACGCACGATTGATCACTCGGTCCTGAAGGAGCAGCCTGGCGACGAGAATCCCGTCCCGTTTTCGTTTCTCACCGAGCGGATCACACAGCCGCAGATCTCCTGCTGGCTGACCGAAACGAATGCCGACGTGCACGAGCTGATCCGCGAGAACCTGCATCGCGCGCCGATGTACAGCGGCCAGATCGATTCGACCGGTCCGCGGTACTGTCCCTCGATCGAAGACAAGATCGTCCGCTTCGCCGAGCGGGACTCGCACCAGATCTTCCTCGAGCCCGAAGGCCGCAACACGCTCGAGTATTACTGCAACGGCATCTCGACGAGCCTGCCCCGCGACGTTCAGGACCGGATGATTCATTCGATTCGCGGTCTGGAGAACGCGGAGATCATGCGTTATGGCTACGCGGTCGAGTATGACTTCGCGCCGCCGACGCAGCTGTTCCCCACGCTCGAAACCAAGCGGGTGGGCGGCCTGTACTTTGCCGGCCAGATCAACGGCACGACCGGATACGAAGAAGCGGCAGGGCAGGGGCTGCTGGCGGGAGCAAATGCGGCCCTCAGTCTTCAGGAGGCCGAGCCGCTGATTCTCGATCGCTCGCAGGCGTATCTCGGCGTGCTGATCGACGACCTGGTGACCAAAGGAGTCGACGAGCCTTACCGCATGTTTACCTCGCGGGCCGAGTACCGCATGCTACTTCGTCATGACAACGCGGACCGCCGGCTCACTCCGCTGGGGCACCGCGTGGGGCTGGTGACGGCGGATCGCTGGGAACGCCACGAACGCTACGAAGGGGAGATCCAGCGGGCACTCAGTCTGCTGCAGTCCCGTCGTCATGAAGGGAACACGCTCGAGGAGTGGTTGCGGCGACCGGAAATCGGCTGGGACGACCTGTGTGGATTCAGCGCCGATGTTGCGGCCCTGGAGGTGCCGGACCGCGTTCGGCAGCAGGTGACCGTCGAAGTGAAGTACGCCGGCTACATTCGACGGCAGCAGGTGGAGATCGAACGTCAGGAGAAGGTGCAGTCGGTGCCGATTCCGACGACGTTTGATTTTCATGCCATTCCGCAACTGCGAGTCGAAGCGCGGGAGAAATTCAGTCGTGTGCGGCCGGCGAATCTCGGACAGGCGGGCCGCATCAGTGGAATCACGCCGGCCGATCTGGCGGTGCTGATGCTGTATCTGAAAGAACCCCGTCGGATGGCGACATAAATTCGCAATTCGCGCTGGCGCCCACGGGGGATTGATGGTACCCTCGATCTTTGCAGGATTTGGAGAAAATAGGAGGAGGGCGTCGTCAAGCGAAACCGATGTTGACCGTGTCCGTTGATTGGATACAATCGGAATTGCTGATAATGCCGGTAAAACAGACTCTTCCGGCACTTTCAAAAAATCGCTTCGCGAGCCTGTCAGGGAAGATTCTTCCTGGTTTTCGTCCAGGGATGTCCAGGTGCTGAGGCTTGGTCTCCATCCAGACCCAGCCGAGACGAGGGATGGAAGAGCACTATGAAAACCGTCTTCACCACTGGTGAGGCTGCCAAGATCTGCAAGGTCAGCCAGCAAACAATCATTCGCTGTTTCGACTCGGGACAACTGAAGGGATTTCGGGTGCCCGGTTCGAGATTCCGGCGGATCCCGCGCGACGTTCTCTACAAGTTTATGAAAGAGAACGGCATCCCGACCGATGCGCTCGAGAGCGGCAAACGCAAAGCGCTCGTCGTCGATGACGATCAGGATCTCGTCGAACTGCTGCGCGATGCGCTCGAGGCGGACGGCCGCTTCGAAGTCAAAGTCGCCAACAATGGCTTCGATGCCGGCATGCTCGTCAAGGAGTATCGCCCCGACGTCCTCGTCCTCGATGTGATGTTGCCGGATATCAACGGCAAGGAAGTCTGCCAGCGGGTGCGCAGCGACTCATCGCTCGATGACGTGAAGATCATCTGCATCAGCGGTATGGTCGAAGCAGACAAGATCAGCGAACTCAAGGATGCCGGCGCCAACGACTTCATGCAGAAGCCGTTCGAAGTCGACCAGCTCGTTGATCGCCTCTGCAAGATGCTCGATATGGAACCGGCTGCCGCAGGACGCTGAGGATTCAATTGCAGGCGACGAGTCGCGGTTGCCGGGCACAGCGGTGTCCCGGGGGATGACTGCACCAGGTTTCAGAACAGAGTGGGACCACTGGTGTGAATACCCAACCGGCGACTTCCCCGAACGGTCCGGACGCTCAGGCCGCCGTTCGTCTCATCGAAACAGCGCTGCCGTTCGCCACGCTCGAAGAACTGCTCGTCCGCCTCAGTCGCTTCTGGCTCGAAGAACTCGTTGCCTCCTCATCTGTGCTGGCGGTCCGCTCTCGCGATGGCCGTCATTTCGTGGCCACGGCTGGAGAGCAGGACGCAATCCGGGTTCTGTCTGGCAGGGCAGCCACGGATGAGCTGCGCGCCACGGCCCTGGCCGGAATGGATCAGGGCGATCCCCACCGGTGGATTCCCCTGGGAGCCAACGGCGACGTCGTTGCCGGCCTCGCACTCTGGTGGAGCGACTCACAGTCGGCTTACCCGGAAATCCACCCGGCGGCGATTACCGCCACGGCCCGTTTGCTCGCGCACGGACGCGATCTCGAGCACCGCCTTCGTGACGCCAAACTGGAGTCGATGGCCGAATTCGCTGCCGGGGCCGGGCACGAAATCAATAACCCGCTTACGTCGATCGTCCGCTATGCGCAGGTCCTCAAGCGGGGCGAAACCGATCCCGAACGGCTGCGGGCACTCAATACGATCGGCGGACAGGCATACCGCGTCCGCGACATGATCGGCGACGCGATGCTCTTCGCGCGTCCTCCGGAGCCGAAAGCGGAGCTGCTGGACATCGCCACCCTCGTCGACGAAGCCGTTGCCCGGATTGTCGCGGACTTCGCCGACAGCTCACCTCGACTGCACGTGGAGATTCAACCGGGACTTTCGGTCACGGCCGACCGCAGCCAGTTTCAGGTTGTGCTGCATGAACTGCTGAGGAACGCCGCGGAAGCGATCGATGCGGGGGGGCGGATTCGCGTCGAGGCCCGTCGCGCACGAAGCGACAAACGGGACGAGACGATCCTGACGGTCTCCGACGACGGACGTTCGCTCAGCGAGACAGAACGCGTTCACCTGTTCGATCCCTACTTCTCGGGACGCCAGGCCGGCCGCGGACTCGGCTTTGGACTATCCAAATGCTGGCGGATTGTGGCGATGCACGGCGGCTGGATTGACGTCGATGCGGATGCCGATGAAGTCCGCGTGACCACCTGCTGGCCCGAGCGATCCTGAGCGGACCGTCGAAGTTCGCGGCGAGTCTCGCGACTCGAAATGCTTCGTGCGGGGGGACTCCCGCTCTCTGTGAACCGGGCGTGAGACTTTCCCGATCGGTGCTGGACTTCGCACTACTGTCCGGGCAGACTGAAGAGGTCTGATCTCCGGACGATCCGGGCCATCGTTCACATCCTGGTTTCTCGGCCGCCCCGGCGGATCGCAAGGAGTCCCCCCATGAACAACGCCACGGCCGTCGATGCTGCGCGATTCACTGCCTCAGGTTTGCGGCTGCGCGCCGGGATTGCTCTCGCCTGTCTGCTGAGTTCGGCAATGCTTTCCCATCCGGTATCTGCTGCCGATGCGGAAGACCTGCTGACGTATATCCCGGCGTCGGCGAATGCGGTCGTCGTCATCGAAGCAGAAAGCCTGATGAACTCCGAGATGGCGATCCGGGGCGGTTGGAAGGAGAAGAAGGAGTTTGCCTACGGGCAACGACCGCTGGCCGTGCCGGCCGAGGCAAACGCCATTGTCGTCGCTGCTCATCTCGATCCGACCGATATGTTGTCGGTGCGGTGGCAACTGGCACTGACGAAGCTGACCGAAGAATTCCCCGTCAGGGCGGTCGCCCGTGCCGAAGGAGGCTACGTCGACGAAATCGCCGGGATGCAGGTCGCTTGGACACCGTCCAACGCCTATGTGTTCGAGGTGGCACCGCGAACTCAGGGAATGGTTTTTCCGGCGGATCGGCAGGCGGCATCACGGTGGATCCGTACGCTGGATCGCCGTTCGGGAAGTCAGCTTTCGGAGTACCTCGCTTCAGCCGCCCAACTCGCTGGCCCGCAGACGCAGTTGGTCATTGCAATCGATCTGACGGACGTCGTGCAGCCGCATCGGGTCGCGGAAGCGCTTGAGCAGTCGGATACGCTCAATGGCAAGCAGGACAGTGTGGAGCAGTTTGCCGGCATCCTGCGGGGGCTGAAGGGCCTCACGCTGACAGCAAGCGTGAAGGGGCGCGCTCTCGGTCTGTTGCGTGTGGACTTCGACCAGGACGTCTCTGCCCTCGGAACTCTGGGGAAGCCGCTGCTGCTTGAAGTCCTCAGCGACTTTGGCGCGAGCCTTCCCGACCTCGAGAACTGGACCTTCAACGTGGACGGCCAGTCGATCGAAATGCGGGGGACGTTTTCCGAAAGTGGTCTGCGTCGCGTCGGCAGCCTGCTCGAACTTCCTTCGACCAAATACAGCGATCTGGCGGAAGCCGAACCGAGCGAGCCGGGGACTCCTGACTATGCCCGGGCGTCCCAGGCGTATTTCCGCTCCGTGACGACGCTGATCGACGACCTGCGGGGAACGCTGAAGTCCCACCGCGACAATCACACGCTGTGGTTCGAACGGTACGCTCGCAAGATCGACGCGCTTCCAATCCTCAACGTCGACGAAGAACTCCTCGAATGGGGAGCCACGGTGTCGTCTTCGTTCCGCGGCATCGGCCTGGCGGCACGCACGGCCGGTGTGCGCCAGGGAGTCCGCAAGTCGCAGACGTATGGCGACTACTCCTATTCCAGTAGCGGTTACTACAGCTATCGCCCCCAGAGTTCCCGCAAGACACAGGTCCAGCGGGAAGAACAGGGGCGGGCCACACTGATGCGGGCCGGAAGCTGGAAGGAGATTGAGGACTCAACCGCCGCGATCCGCCGCGCCATGACGAAAAAGTATGGCGTCGAGTTCTGATCACGCTGACCACTCACGTAATCATTCGACCGAATCCGGCTCCCGCCGGATTCGTTTTTTTTTGCCGTGATACTGCCGGGCGGTGACTTTCGCCGTAGGGTCGCTGGTCGAAATCGCGCGCACCGTAACAATCACGCACTGCGATGGTGAACTTATGAGCGAAACAGCAAACCGGACGGTCCTCGTCACCGGCGCGACGGGATACATCGGTGGCCGGCTTGTGCCGAAGCTGCTCGAAGCGGGGTATCGAGTCCGTTGCCTGGCGCGGCGGCCGGAGAAGCTGTCCGACCGTCCATGGAGCGATCATCCGGATCTGGAAATCGTCGCGGGAGATGTGCTCGACCAGGCGGAACTCGTCGAAGCCATGAAAGGCTGCGATGCCGCCTACTATCTCGTGCATTCAATGATCGCTGCCGGTCGCGAGTACGCGGAACGGGATCGAGCGCTCGCCGTCTCGTTCGCGCGAGCCTCCTCCGGTTCCGAGCTGAATCGAATCGTCTACCTGGGCGGCCTCGGTGAGCTGGGGGAAGACCTCAGCATGCATCTGCGTTCGCGGCGCGAGGTCGAGGAGATCCTCGGCACCTCGCGCGTACCGCTGACCACACTGCGGGCAGCCATGATCATCGGATCCGGTTCGGCTTCCTTCGAAACTCTGCGTTATCTGGTCGAACGTCTGCCGGTTATGGTCACTCCTCGCTGGGTGAAGACCGAGACGCAGCCGATTGCCGTCCGCAACGTGCTGCATTACCTCGTTGAATGCCTGAGCGTATCGGAAACCGCAGGTCAGACTCTCGATATCGGCTGCGAAGACGTCATGACATACCAGCAGCTGATGCAGATCATGGCCGAGGAACTGGGGCTGCGTAAACGTTTGATCGTGCCGGTCCCGGTGCTGACGCCGCGGCTCAGTTCGCTCTGGATCGGTCTGGTCACACCCGTCAGCTCGCAGATCGCACGTCCCCTGGCAGAAGGGCTGAGAAACCGAACCGTCTGCCGGAACATGCGGGCGTCGGAACTGATGCCGCAGCGACTGCTCAGTGCTCATGAGGCCATCTCGGCAGCATTGCAGAACCTCGGCTCGGCCGGGATTGAGACCAACTGGTCGATGGCCGGCGAGATGCCCGGGGACCCCGAATGGTCCGGCGGAACCGTTTTCCTTGATGAACGGGAATGTGTGATCGATGCTCCTGCCGACCAGGTATTTCGAACCGTCTGCCGGATCGGCGGCGAGAGTGGCTACTGGGGGGGCGACTTCCTCTGGCGGCTCAGAGGGCTGATGGATCAGATGGT
This region includes:
- the tpx gene encoding thiol peroxidase, yielding MPQVTLKGNPVELSGNELKAGDKAPDFSLQSNGLEDVTLSSTSGKTRIIATVPSLDTSVCHAETKRFNDEAAQLDGVDVLVVSTDLPFGQKRWCGAENVDKVQCLSDHRAASFGEAYGVLIKSGPLERCLSRAIFVVGPDDTIKHVEYCGEIAEHPDYDAALSAAKS
- the mnmG gene encoding tRNA uridine-5-carboxymethylaminomethyl(34) synthesis enzyme MnmG; this translates as MNSHYEYDVVVIGAGHAGTEAALAAARMGARTALLTMNCDTVGQMSCNPAIGGVAKGQIVREIDALGGEMGRVIDETGIQFRMLNSGKGPAMHSPRAQADKKAYQFAVKHRVELQENLTLRQEMVEEILAEPDPQGETHSEDGSPAPRMRITGVRVRGDAIYRCRAIVVTTGTFLQAIMHTGEAKAAGGRAGEGTTGTLSDSFRKLGFTLERFKTGTPARLNGRTIDHSVLKEQPGDENPVPFSFLTERITQPQISCWLTETNADVHELIRENLHRAPMYSGQIDSTGPRYCPSIEDKIVRFAERDSHQIFLEPEGRNTLEYYCNGISTSLPRDVQDRMIHSIRGLENAEIMRYGYAVEYDFAPPTQLFPTLETKRVGGLYFAGQINGTTGYEEAAGQGLLAGANAALSLQEAEPLILDRSQAYLGVLIDDLVTKGVDEPYRMFTSRAEYRMLLRHDNADRRLTPLGHRVGLVTADRWERHERYEGEIQRALSLLQSRRHEGNTLEEWLRRPEIGWDDLCGFSADVAALEVPDRVRQQVTVEVKYAGYIRRQQVEIERQEKVQSVPIPTTFDFHAIPQLRVEAREKFSRVRPANLGQAGRISGITPADLAVLMLYLKEPRRMAT
- a CDS encoding response regulator gives rise to the protein MKTVFTTGEAAKICKVSQQTIIRCFDSGQLKGFRVPGSRFRRIPRDVLYKFMKENGIPTDALESGKRKALVVDDDQDLVELLRDALEADGRFEVKVANNGFDAGMLVKEYRPDVLVLDVMLPDINGKEVCQRVRSDSSLDDVKIICISGMVEADKISELKDAGANDFMQKPFEVDQLVDRLCKMLDMEPAAAGR
- a CDS encoding ATP-binding protein, producing MNTQPATSPNGPDAQAAVRLIETALPFATLEELLVRLSRFWLEELVASSSVLAVRSRDGRHFVATAGEQDAIRVLSGRAATDELRATALAGMDQGDPHRWIPLGANGDVVAGLALWWSDSQSAYPEIHPAAITATARLLAHGRDLEHRLRDAKLESMAEFAAGAGHEINNPLTSIVRYAQVLKRGETDPERLRALNTIGGQAYRVRDMIGDAMLFARPPEPKAELLDIATLVDEAVARIVADFADSSPRLHVEIQPGLSVTADRSQFQVVLHELLRNAAEAIDAGGRIRVEARRARSDKRDETILTVSDDGRSLSETERVHLFDPYFSGRQAGRGLGFGLSKCWRIVAMHGGWIDVDADADEVRVTTCWPERS
- a CDS encoding SDR family oxidoreductase; this translates as MSETANRTVLVTGATGYIGGRLVPKLLEAGYRVRCLARRPEKLSDRPWSDHPDLEIVAGDVLDQAELVEAMKGCDAAYYLVHSMIAAGREYAERDRALAVSFARASSGSELNRIVYLGGLGELGEDLSMHLRSRREVEEILGTSRVPLTTLRAAMIIGSGSASFETLRYLVERLPVMVTPRWVKTETQPIAVRNVLHYLVECLSVSETAGQTLDIGCEDVMTYQQLMQIMAEELGLRKRLIVPVPVLTPRLSSLWIGLVTPVSSQIARPLAEGLRNRTVCRNMRASELMPQRLLSAHEAISAALQNLGSAGIETNWSMAGEMPGDPEWSGGTVFLDERECVIDAPADQVFRTVCRIGGESGYWGGDFLWRLRGLMDQMVGGPGLRRGRRHPEDLHYGEAIDFWRVTGLEQGERLLLRAEMKLPGVAELEFRLEPIDSQQTRLIQTARFRPLGLFGIAYWYAVVPLHHFVFQYLLNGIRREAE